Below is a genomic region from Polyodon spathula isolate WHYD16114869_AA chromosome 26, ASM1765450v1, whole genome shotgun sequence.
CAAGTCAAAGCAACTCTGGCACTTTCACTTCATGCCCCTTATTACAAACATAACcctaacctaaaaaaaaaaaaaaaaaaaaaaatactccacaCCAAACCACCCCCAATAACCCTGGAATGACTGGACTCCAGGGTCAGTGCTGCCTTCTCCAGTTGGAACAGAGCCATGGAGCCAAGGAATGGAAAACACTTTGCTGTAACGAATACAGAGCAGACAAAAGGAGCCAGGATAGCCGATCTGTGGGATTCAACCAAACAAACTCCATGTATTTGTGCTCTAGCATGTACACCAGGGACCCCCCGGATTTGGCCACAGACACTTGTGTTTCTCAAAGGCATGATCATTTCTTGCACTCAAATATAGGATTCAAAGCAGAGACTATAGGATAATAGCGTCTTAAATCCCTGCGCTAGAGAAATCGGATTGCCAGTACAGGCACAAAACCCCAGTATCTCACCTTCGTCGTCCAGGTCATCGTCCAGCCCCTCTGGGTCGGAGTCCGGAGCCTCCTGGTCGTCTGCGTCGAAGCCGTCCAGGTAGGTGAGCTGAGGGAGCAGCTCCAGCACGCTGTCCCGGTAATCCATCAGCATCGTCACCTCACAGTTAAACAGGTCAACGCTGTTCAGGTTGGGCAGCTTCTTCTACAGAAGAATGGAGGGGGTCAGTTTCATACACACCTCCCTCCCAAGAGTTGCACTATACCACATGCATTTGCAATGGTCCTGTAGGCAGGACTGTCTCCAGTAATATCGTTAACAGGTGGACCTAAGCTGGGCACaggccaaaaacaaaaaaccctctACACTTCCAGAAATATTGCAATGACTTGTGAATTGTATGCAACTCTGTTTTGCTGTGTTCACCTAAATATACAGAATGTTGCTTTGAAGTCTTATTGTGGCGAGTTTTCTACAGCTTGCCAGGGACATTCGGGGAAACCAATCACACATTTACTATAATCATGAGCACCCATTCTTTCAATGCTAGCTGCCTTGCGCAAGTACAACTCACTCAGGGCTCCGTGgcatatcaaaaaataaaacaaaagcccaCCTACACTGATGGGATAGCCCACAATAAACGCTGGAAGCGACCACTGGGTAGTCTGCTTGTCTTACCCTACCCGTTTTAAATACCAGTGAACATTAAGCAATCTATTTACAAACACACAATCACTGTGCACTTTGTGCAAAACAAGTGAATTTGAGTTCAGCTGGGAACCGCTTGTATTAATGTacagttctttgttttttgtcaacACTTCATTTACTGCAGCAACAAGTAGTATTTGTATGTAGTTTGTGCCGAGCCAAGAACCGGGGAATAGCCAAAGCACATTAAGAAAACGCATTTCATTAAGACCTCAACTCTGAAGGTCAAGCACGGTTCTGTAATCGGTTTCAGCTGTTTTTGGAGAACAGCCCATCACTACTGGTTGTTCTACAAACATGAAGCTATGGGCAAAACAAACAGCATCAGGCAGACGAGGCACTAATGCAGAATGGGCATGGATTTACCAGTGGGTCGAGGGTGCTGAGGTCCTTGATTTTGTTGCCACTCAGGTTGAGATGCGTCAGGCTGGGACACTTCTCAGCCAGAGCCTCCAGGCCCCCGGATATCCTGTTATCACTCAGCTCCAGCTGTGATGCACACAAAGTCAATAATAACCACTTTAGTGTGAACACTTTAAAATGCACCTTGATTAGCcaaaaatgtgttaaacatgATTCAACACTACATACAATTAGACAGATTTATAGCAAGCATGAGTTTAGATAGGAATACCCATAAGCAGTTACAGAAACAAGTAAAACAGCACCTACTAGTGTTCCAGGGGAGAAGTACAAATTAATCCTGTAACTGTTGCTTCAGATGCAATAAGCACACCCCAAAAGTGGCAGCTCCACTCAAATTACTCATGTTTAAAAAACGGTCACATGAAAACTTAAACCAAGGATTGTTTCGGGAGACAAGGGCAAGCAGCTTGCAAGTCCAATTTGCAGAAACACTGAGCGAGACTTATACAACAGACTGCAGACAGACGGGACTGCGTGAACCAcaaaacagcactgaaataaCAATGGGAGTGCCCAAGACAGACTGACTCAAGCAGAATActacccaccccaccccccccacccccccctttgAAAGAAAAGTTAGCAATCAGATACACCATGAATGTAGTCCCATTTACATGTAATGGTCACTTAAAGCTTTCTATAGGGCACAACATTAGGCCTTACTTGTACGCAATTACAACTAAGGCTGTAAACGGTACAGGTTTACAAGCAGCTGAAAAGCCAGCCAGCTACCTCGTCTGGGCCCAGTCAGGGAGGCATATGCCTGGAATGTACAGCCCTGTCCACCCCCACATTCTACTGGGGATACTACACCACACCAAGCATCAGGCTGGGGATACTACACCAGGCAGGAACCCTTCCAAGGAGGCTGAAGCAGGCACGCACTCACCTTTCTCAGCTTGTTTAGTTTGGGCAGATTGGATACAGACAGCAGGTTCACGTTGATCATGCTGAGGAACTCCAGGTTTTCAAAGTCAGTAGTGAGGCCGGTGATCTTCCCATCGTCCGAGCGGCAGTTATCCAACACCAGCTCCTTCACCTGGGGGTGGGTAGGGAAGAGGGGGTCCAATGTTAGATACTGGCAACCTAAAGCACAAACTCAGGTTTCTGAAAAATAGgtttgttttctaaattattGGCAAAATGAAGTCAGTTACTGGGCCAGAACAAAGGCCTAAATTgtttgcaagcttttttttttttttttttttagttttatttactgCAGTGTGAGAAGTTTGCATTAAAGTAAACTTTCTCCAACCTGCAAGAACTTTGCAGACAAAAATACATGCTTTGAGAAAAAAAGTTTCTCCACAAATTAACAGCAAATCGCCTAATGTTTACACAGTTCTGGGAGTGGTGACACTAAACCGGCTGGCTTCCCTTTGTTGGTTACGTGTCTACCCGTCAGGATTCCATGTGGTGAGTATATGGTTACACAGTAATTCATATTTGAAGGTAAAACTTAGCATGTTTTGAATAGTCATTTTTAAGACCCAATCCCCTTCCCAAACTGCTTCTTGCTGGGGCCCGCCAAAATAAACCACTTATTTCAGCGACAGAAATCGCCCTTCAACTTCGCAACTAATTTAATACAAACTTtccaaaaacagtaaaaatgtctGCCGCTCATGATTTACAAGACACATACGAAAAAAGTatgcacatttaataaaatgcgTCCTCCTACTAATTAAGTTAAATAAGGCAGCAATTCCTGTGGCGACAGCGGCCGCGTATGCACTCAATCACCACACACGGGAGGGAGGCAGCAGTTTCTGCCCCACACGCCATTGCGCACACAATTTCAATCTCTGCCCATTTCATTAAAATGACGCCGTAGCCTCAAACACACAAAATGCGGTGCTGGTCACTTAAGCAAGGGAAACATTACCGGAGATCGAATCATGATGCTTGTATGGCAATGTAAATAAAACTACAGCACGTTTCCACACAGTTTTAAACTCCATTACTTACCAATTGCTCTTAAACGGAATTCTCAAACAAAACgctataaaaacaagtttaaattctCTTAACCGAAATCGCTCTCAAAcgtacagttttattttctctttgaatTCTGTTTACTACGGACTACAGTacctgctcttatctgtaatgtggtACTTTGTAATTGATATTCTGTAACTCGCCCGGGATAAGGGTATCTGCTGAGAAATAATCCGCGATTATAAACGCCACGCTCCCTCACGGAGCTCCTTACTCGCCAGTACGTTGTTTACCGCTTTAGCCAACTCTCCATTTCAAATGCATCTGAGTTTATTTCACAGAAATTAACAAAAAGcgtgtttaaaatataacaagaGTCCGTTTTCAAAAGAGACAGCGTGCACCGCGCCTATTGCTTGTAATGGCGATTTATAACATATGCACAATGCAGGTAAAGCTCATGCAAACCTAGCTACACCATTACCTTAAGCTTGGGGCATTCCCACATGGCCACGTTTTAAACGATATCCGAATATACGTTAAATAAACGCGTTAACCAAATAAAAACATCCGAGGACGTACAGTACAATTTAGCAGACTCTGACAGCATGTTAGACCGCTGCATTAAAGAAAGTCGAAGCGAATGAATGAGTTGTTTTTGACACCATGTGCTACGCAAGCTGCatcgtaaaaaaataaataacccgtAAGATTTGTTCAAATATACATTTGATGCGTTTTCCAAACTCCCACCGCTCAAGCACTCTGATGAACTTATACCCCGCCGTGTGAATAACTTCTGctaaaccacaaaaacaaacgaAATAAAAAACACGGCGTCGGCCCTCAAAACTCGATCTTAACTTCACTGCCACACTCACCTCTGAGGGCTTCCTGTTTCTCAGCTCCAAGTTGATTctctttttcatttccattttcttaAAGTTTTCTTTCGGCTCC
It encodes:
- the LOC121300867 gene encoding acidic leucine-rich nuclear phosphoprotein 32 family member B-like isoform X3, with translation MEMKKRINLELRNRKPSEVKELVLDNCRSDDGKITGLTTDFENLEFLSMINVNLLSVSNLPKLNKLRKLELSDNRISGGLEALAEKCPSLTHLNLSGNKIKDLSTLDPLKKLPNLNSVDLFNCEVTMLMDYRDSVLELLPQLTYLDGFDADDQEAPDSDPEGLDDDLDDEDEDDGEEDEDGVVDEGLDDDDDDEDDDEGAEEEVRDDDDDDDDDSEDEEVDDAAPGQKRKRDVEDDGEEEDDDEDDE
- the LOC121300867 gene encoding putative acidic leucine-rich nuclear phosphoprotein 32 family member C isoform X2, yielding MEMKKRINLELRNRKPSEVKELVLDNCRSDDGKITGLTTDFENLEFLSMINVNLLSVSNLPKLNKLRKLELSDNRISGGLEALAEKCPSLTHLNLSGNKIKDLSTLDPLKKLPNLNSVDLFNCEVTMLMDYRDSVLELLPQLTYLDGFDADDQEAPDSDPEGLDDDLDDEEEDEDGVVDEGLDDDDDDEDDDEGAEEEETTTMMMMTIARMRKWMMLLLDRRGRGM
- the LOC121300867 gene encoding putative acidic leucine-rich nuclear phosphoprotein 32 family member C isoform X1, which encodes MEMKKRINLELRNRKPSEVKELVLDNCRSDDGKITGLTTDFENLEFLSMINVNLLSVSNLPKLNKLRKLELSDNRISGGLEALAEKCPSLTHLNLSGNKIKDLSTLDPLKKLPNLNSVDLFNCEVTMLMDYRDSVLELLPQLTYLDGFDADDQEAPDSDPEGLDDDLDDEDEDDGEEDEDGVVDEGLDDDDDDEDDDEGAEEEETTTMMMMTIARMRKWMMLLLDRRGRGM